DNA from Drosophila bipectinata strain 14024-0381.07 unplaced genomic scaffold, DbipHiC1v2 scaffold_301, whole genome shotgun sequence:
GAAAGAACCACTCAATAAAAGgtgattattttaataaaactcccaaaaatatttattttctttagcTATTTAAAGGTGGACGTTGATCTCTAAAATATGGACGGGTACTACATCAATAATGTTAATAGTTCTGCTGCCAATATCCATGGTTATGGAGTATATTCACAATTTCGATAGCTTTTCGGTGGGCGAGTTCCTGAGCTCCCTTGAGATTTGCGTCAACATGTATGGATGCTCCTTCAAGAGTAGCTTcacaatgtttggtcattcgAGGTTCCAGGTGGCTAAGAAGCTACTGGATGAAATGGATTCGAAATGTCACAGAACAGAAGAGTGGACCAGGCTACATCGATATGTGGCCTTGAGTAATCTGCTTTTCATAGTCTATTTTATATTGTATAGCACCTATGTAGTGGTGAACTTTACAGGCTATTTGCTTATGGGAAGCCACGCTTGGCGACTTTATAATCCATTTTTAGATTCCGAGAAGAATTTCTTTGCTTCGAATATAGTAGAGTTTCTTCTTATGAGTGCTGTGGTTCTTCAGGCTCTGTGCGGGGATCTGTGTCCTCTCACCTACCTTTTTTTGGGTCGACTGCACATCACCTTCTTCAAGGAGCGCCTGAGTCGACTGTACATGGACCCGGGAAAAAGTGATGATGAGCATCTCATAGACTTGAACAATTGTATTCGGAACCATCGCCTCATCTTGGAGTATGTGAATAGATCTATTTTATACCCCTACTACTAATTAATCCTCCTCAGGTATGTTAACGTGCTGCGCCCAGTCTTCTCTAGAACTATTTTCATTCAATTTCTTTTAATTGGTGTTGTCCTGGGATTCTCGATGATTAACGTGATGTTTTTCGCAAACTTTTGGACGGGACTTGGCACTTGCTGCTTTATGTTTGATATTTGTATGGAAACCTTCCCGTTCTGCTATTTGTGCGACGTTATTATTAACGATTGTAATGACCTTGCCGACACACTTTTTCAATCAAATTGGATAGCTGCCAATCGCCAGTACAAGGTAACCTTAGTGTACTTTCTTCAAAACTTGCAGAAACCTATTGTTTTCAAGGCTGGAGGGATTTTTCCCATTTGTATGAAGACTAATTTATCTGTAAGTTAacaaaaagttattttttaatttcttagttcaatttatattaattttaaatcctTGTAGATGGTCAAGTTGGCATTTTCTGTGGTCACGGTTATGAAACAATTAAACCTGGCCGAAAAATTTCAATGAAATCGTTTCTTAAAAGGCAGAAATAAAagtgttttcaattaattcaatACTTTTAATTATTGGGACACTCCTTGGCTTCACATTAAACCACATTCACATCCATAATGGAATCCTATTTAAGAGggacatttaaatatttcgtTTAATTAACAGAGGCTACAAAAGATTTTCTCACACATTTGTTGTTTGAGTCCTTCGGATGCGTTTAATTTCCATATTCATGGATGCAGGTTGCAAGGTGTCCTTTTTTGTGCGGCACGAGTGCGTGAGTTGATGTCCTCAATGGCAAAGAGTCAATATTATTACGAGCAACTTTTCGTGCTGTTGGTCAGGTTGAAATGACCGTAAAACGTTGGCCAAAATGCTTTCAATTAATGAAACACCCGAAAAGCAAGGATATAATGAGAATGCAGTATGCTGTTGAAAAAGCAAGGGCAATAGAGTTTTTTGAGGGTAAACCCAAGAGTGGGGAGTCCTGAACAACTCAATCAACAATGATGAACATACTGGACATAATAATACAGagaaagaaataattaatacAAAAAGGATGGTTATCTTTGATATTATAATCAAAGAAAGAGTTAAATTATATATTGTTCTATAACTATGTTCTGAAAATATAGGTTCTTTTCCCCCAGTGTCTTTTGTCGCGTACGTGGCATGCATCTCATTAATAACACAGATAATGTGTTTGGCGGCAATAATTTTTCGTTTGGATGTCATTGTGGTGGCGCTGATTAACACGGAAAAGACACACCAAGTCACTGAATTGCCAGGATGGTGGTTGGAAAATTGGTGGACTTTTTCACATTCGACAGTGGAATGGTTGCATCGAGTTATTGGCGATATTGGTATTGTTTCAATCAGTAAATGCATTTAAGAATCGGGATAGTCCCTGAATCCtgaattttaattacattCCATTGGTAAACTTTATTAATATGGAATTTTAAATCGGAAAGTACATCCATGTTGTGTACAAAAATGCGAgtgaataattatttattaatttccgCATAAAGAAGGCTCattaaagataattttttgtgatttaaaaataacagaCGTACGAGAAGGATTTAAGCAAATCTTGAAGTTCGGAACAGTATATAATTAACttaattttaaagctattaaGAAATTTGAGCACTAGCCAAGTTGGTTAGGAAGTTGAAAAAGCACGAACCCTATTTTCCGCATTATTCTACCAGGACCATTAAGCTCAGCGATAAAGCCTTAACTTAAAGTTGGGTCAGTAAATTCACTGCACTTCTCTCCTTCTCTTTCGCCTAGAGCATGCTGTCTTTTTCGCTATACTGTCCATTTAATAAAGTGCAAACAGGCAAGTGATTATTTCACAGCTATTGTTCGAAACGGATGCGGGCTGGAGTTGGAACACAGAAAAGGACACGGTCGAGGGGCGGGGCAACAAAAGGATTTGCGTAATAACCAAAGAAAAGTAGCAGAATGCCAAAAAAAGGGATAAAAAATGGaggaaaaaatacaataagGACAAACGCGAAAAATTGTGCAGgacgaataaaaaaatatgaccAGGAGAACCCATACAATGGCGGAACGAAAGAGATAGCGGAAGAATATGTGAATGAGATGGAGTTAGTCCAGCAGCAGAAATTTACGAGTTGCTTTATGACATCAGAACATACACACACCCGCAAGCTGAAAATGGTCACGCAATAACACTCCTGGGAAGGTCCTTCGTATCCCTTAGTTAAGCCACCTACAAAAAATTGCAGAGtttactttcattttcattcagAAATTCTCTTTGTGCTCTTTCAGAGTAATAAAGCTTTATGTCGGTCCATATATATGTGATTCTTTAACCGGATGTCCTTCAACGATCTAttttccatcaatctgcatcaaaatcaggaaagtaattattttaaaaattttttttaaatttttctgga
Protein-coding regions in this window:
- the LOC108126792 gene encoding odorant receptor 22a-like, translating into MLGTLFPWIKEKSLEEKVKSRDAFIYLDRGMYLVGWKEPLNKRWTLISKIWTGTTSIMLIVLLPISMVMEYIHNFDSFSVGEFLSSLEICVNMYGCSFKSSFTMFGHSRFQVAKKLLDEMDSKCHRTEEWTRLHRYVALSNLLFIVYFILYSTYVVVNFTGYLLMGSHAWRLYNPFLDSEKNFFASNIVEFLLMSAVVLQALCGDLCPLTYLFLGRLHITFFKERLSRLYMDPGKSDDEHLIDLNNCIRNHRLILEYVNVLRPVFSRTIFIQFLLIGVVLGFSMINVMFFANFWTGLGTCCFMFDICMETFPFCYLCDVIINDCNDLADTLFQSNWIAANRQYKVTLVYFLQNLQKPIVFKAGGIFPICMKTNLSMVKLAFSVVTVMKQLNLAEKFQ